One Aegilops tauschii subsp. strangulata cultivar AL8/78 chromosome 7, Aet v6.0, whole genome shotgun sequence genomic window carries:
- the LOC109760428 gene encoding putative F-box/FBD/LRR-repeat protein At4g00315, with amino-acid sequence MEIHSGAPCTKRAKLAPSATPSSGGSAVVDGSGEDGISDLPDAILGEVISRLSTREGIRTRILARRWRFVWPTAPLNLDCREIPVARLFNVLEIVHVEIIGRVSTYSEELARIRYNGTWHQGKTVPGDGSCLPESILSSHVGAVLRLCIPACYLQCRPSTVHAWLESPRLNNLQIPDHYVEVLELPLVKRLSLVEVDISDFSLQSMINSSCPALECLLLVCNRERHQITINSPNLVSIGIRGEKGKFIIEDAPSLQT; translated from the exons atggagatccACTCCGGTGCGCCATGCACCAAGAGGGCGAAGCTCGCGCCATCGGCGACGCCGTCCTCTGGTGGCTCGGCGGTAGTGGATGGAAGCGGCGAGGACGGCATCAGCGACCTCCCAGACGCCATCCTCGGTGAGGTCATCTCCCGTCTCTCCACTAGGGAGGGCATCCGCACTCGGATTCTCGCACGTCGTTGGCGTTTTGTTTGGCCGACCGCTCCTCTAAATCTTGACTGTCGTGAGATCCCTGTCGCTCGTCTTTTTAACGTCCTAGAAATAGTTCATGTCGAGATCATCGGTAGGGTCTCTACCTACAGCGAGGAGCTTGCTCGTATACGATACAACGGAACTTGGCATCAGGGAAAAACAGTTCCTGGTGATGGTTCTTGCCTTCCAGAGTCCATCCTCTCCAGCCATGTGGGCGCAGTTCTCCGCCTTTGTATACCGGCGTGCTACCTCCAATGCAGACCCTCTACTGTCCACGCCTGGCTTGAGTCCCCCAGATTGAACAATCTCCAG ATACCAGACCATTATGTAGAGGTACTTGAACTACCACTGGTCAAGAGACTTTCGCTTGTTGAGGTTGATATATCAGACTTCTCGTTGCAAAGCATGATCAACTCTAGTTGCCCTGCACTCGAGTGCCTGCTTCTTGTTTGCAATAGAGAAAGGCATCAGATCACAATAAATTCCCCTAACCTTGTAAGCATCGGCATCCGTGGTGAGAAAGGAAAATTCATCATCGAGGATGCCCCCTCACTTCAAACGTAG